In the Pleuronectes platessa chromosome 23, fPlePla1.1, whole genome shotgun sequence genome, AGCCTGCTGGGATCAGACTGAAACCAGGGAACATTCCAGTGTTACCAATAAAGCCCCAAAAAATCTAAACAAGGAACCGAACATAGCTGTAAACAAGTCTTAAAAAGAACATGACTCATCACTTTACTGTTATCGCACACATTTGGTTCCGCTTTTGCTCAAATTGTTTATACGCTTGTACTCAGATGTGTTGTGGCTTGGCCTGAGAGCTCACCTGTAATATTTGGACTTGGGCGCCATGACCCCGGGTCCTTCCATGCGAATGTAGACGTCGTCCAGGCTGAAGGTGAAGGGGTTTGTAAACTGGACCCTCGCCATCATCTCTTCATTGACTTTGCCTCCACCGGGTACCTGAAGTGCACAcaggaacaaaaacaacacaaacaattgaACAAAttcaaccttaaaaaaaaagaaaacatataatAAACGGTGCTTCTCAGTGCGTCAAGCAACTTAAAGTGAAACTCGGCCTGGCAGGACATTAACCCCCAAATAGATTTGTGGGGAAACGTATTATTTCAGACCTCAACGATGACTTTGGGGTTGTGCAGGGTGACCACTTTCATGGTGGTGACGATCTGGCCGGTCTCCTCGACCTTCCCAGTAaagatgaagtgaaggttgGCCTGTTCCACCAGGTGCTTCATGTACTTCTTTGACTTGACGTCCACCAACTCCTTCACAGCTGCAGGAGGTAAAATTACAACGCTGATCTCTTTTTTCTGATTAACTGCTCTTATTAAGATTCCCAGATTTCTGAGGCAGAGGACTCACTACTGTTGGGTTCGATGGTCACTGAGGGCGTCCTGAACAGGAACTCAGAGCTGGTGACTCCGGTGTAATACACCACGTTGCCGCTGATGTAGGCGTCCACGGTTCGCCGCTGGTCACTGCGGTTGACGAACTCCAGGCTCAGCTCAAAGTCGTCGCCCACGCTGATCTCCATGGTGGGCAGGACCAGGTCCACGTCGGCCTCCGGAGGCTCTGACTTCTCTCGCTTGCAGCCGTACTCCTCTGCTTTCTCCAGCACGGTCCGCTCCTCGGCACTGCCTGTGTTGGATGATTGAAACAAATGTAGAGGGATGAATTGATTCTCTGATCATCATCTGGAAGTTTTAATACTTTCTCCAGCtgcgtgtggctgcagagggcgctgttgctcagttgaAGCTACCTGGTGTTGCTTTGAGTGTGAGTTAGTATATTCCTGTTCTTAAGTTAGataaagagaaaaggagggggTCACTGACCTTCAGGGAACTTGTACTGGTCGGTGATATCGCGACTGGTCAAGTCTCCAAGAGCTTTGGTCAACACCATGCGGCCGACGTGAGTCCGGTTCACTTTGACTGGCTCCATGGTCCCGTCTTTCCTCCGGGAGTAAAACACCACGTCGCTGTTGACCTGTAGGAGGAAAACACCACAAAACCTCAGAATGCCCCACCGGCAAAGGGAATTTTACAGCTACAGTGTGAAATGACAGCTTTCCTCGGCGCTGCAGGCGGGAGCACCAGACTCACCTCGGCAAAGACAAAGGCAGCATCGAAGGGGAAGCAAATCTGCCCATGTTTGATGGCCTGGACTGAGGCAGGACCACATCTGTACATGCCTGAATGAATCATGGAAGAGGAGTTTAAATACTGATCATCAGTGCACTGTATTCAAAGCCAGCAGATatttcacatcatcatcatcatcatgtaccATCACTGGTCTCCTGTGGTGTCGCATCCACAACTTGCCAACCTCCAAAGCCCAGAGGGAGATCTGGCCTGGACATGTAGCACTCGTTCCAGCAGTGGTAGTTcctgacaaacacaacaaatttgTTTACATGTTATCAGGAAGTTATATGAATCATTATCTAAACTTGTTATCCTCATAGTTTTACTAGTTCTGTCTAGTTGAGGTCATTAAAATCACAGATTTCTCTACGGGAGCCCGAAGGTGTCCAGCAAATCGGATTGATTATGTTTCCAATATGGTTCATCCTCTGAGAAGCATGAATGTGCCAGATTAATGGGATTCCCAAATGAAATAGTCAGGGAGTCGCCAACATTCACTTTCATCCTCTTGAGACAAGGAATAAGGATTCATTAAAAtatcatcatttatttttaagataCCTGAACACAGACCAGAGTCTGAACCGGGGGTTTGATGCTAAAATGGTAAAGATCCCTAAATCAATAAAAGTGTTTCACAGATATTTTTGACAATTGCAGCCTCACCATCACCGGGATGACAAAAATTTcttaaaaagttaaatgtcaagGACGAGGTGGTACCAGATGGAGTCCCTGGTGCGGTTGCGGTCGATCCGGCCGTTCTCGTCCAGGATGATGTCTGTCGTCAGGTTTCCGTCGTTGTCGTGGGCCGAGTAGAAGTTTGTGACGACTCGGGACGGGATGCCCAGACAGCGCAGAACTGGGACACGAGGGAAAAACAGTTAACGAAAAGCAAAAGATGGTTGATAATTGGTTACATTGCCCGATGTAAGTTCAGTCGGAACAAGGTGGCTCCTTTGAACTAACTCATGAAGAAGTCTCTGTCTTTAACTTGAGGTCATTTAActcagaggaagtggagactcaCAGGTGTTGAAGACGGCGGCGTAGACCCAGCACTGAGCGTAGCAGACGGGCATCTTGCTGCTGGCGTAGCTGAGCAGGATGTCGGTGCTGCCGGTCCAGGAGGTGGGCGCCACGCCGTAGGTGTAGTCGCCGTTCCAGTTCCCCACCAACACGCCATCGTCATCACGAGAGTTCAGCTGAGAACCGACAAATCAAATAGCAGACAACAGAGTGGAAAGAAGCTATTACAAGTTCCTTCAATTTAGCATAACTTTTGACTGAATTATCAAGTCTTAAATACAAATTGATTATTACATCATCAAACATCTCTTTATTTATAAGTATGTATGGTGATATAAATGTCataatattgtaaaataaaaaaaacatctacacaataataatatttatatatttatgcacTATTTCACCACATATGTGCAAGAACAGTAAATTGTACAGCACAGCATCTCTAACAGTGAGTGGGATAACTGGATTAATCCCCCGATGtgtctgcagagggcgctgttgctcattAAAAGTTACAAACGATGTCCATGAAGCTTCTCTCACCATAGCAGAGGCCTTCCTGGTCACCTTGATGGGGTCTCCCCTGTTGGTGATGGGCATCTCACACCTGTCCATGATGTACAGGCAGGCGTCCAGGACTCCGTGGTTAAACTAAAGGGAAAGATTAGAAAACATTTagtgggtaaaaaaaaagagtcttaAAGTCGTTGGTGAGTTTGTGTCCAACCTGTCCATAGTTCCAGTTTCTCTCCGAGACATCGTCGTAGGCGCCGTGGTAGATGATCCCAATCTCCGTCATCAcacactcctccctctctctctcgtcctccaGGAACACAGCGTCATCTGACAGAAGGTCGAGAGGATGTGAACATCGAGGTGAGATACAAGCAACAGGAAACAAGGTGTTGATGAGGTGAGGCCTGAAACCGACCTGCCACCCAGGGGTTGAAGAGGATGTAGAGGTCCCGGCTGTCCTCACGCGTCGTCCTGCGGATGCCGAAGGGCGTGGCCACTGCGACGTACATGTGGTACTTTCCCACAATGCAGCTGGCCGTGGGAGTGACGCCCATGGTGACCGTGTTGCCGGACTTCTCTGTGACGCGGCCTTTCCAGGAGCTCTGACGATCCTTGGTGGGGAAGACGGGGATGTAGGTGCCCTTGCTGTACTGAGGGCTGGAGCCTGGGGGTCGGAGCAAAGTGACGGCATGAAGGTCAACGTGAAAAAGATTTGATCAAAACATACGGCACAAGGTTAACACTATATCTCAAGTGCATAACAAGTTGCTGCACTGAATAGGGAtgaaaaaataagatttaagaAGGTTTTGTTGTGGCAGTTCTAAAGATAACAACTCTACTCAACAATAGACTGTACACCAGTTAAAAGTTGTTTAATAACTATGGAATGAAACTAAACCAAACTTTTGAAAACTATGCTTAAAAAATATTCTATAAATACGATTTCAAATTTCAGATTAAAACTTCCATGAGGTTAAAAGTTGAATTTATGTGAAGGAGGGtccttcacttctctctctaCAGACCACCGGCCTCACCGATGACAAACTCCACCGCGAACTTGTCCTTGGCTGCGTCGTAGGGACGGTTGAAGGTGACCTTGACCTGGAACTCCTGTCCCCGGCGGACGATGAGATTGTTTGTGTTGAAATACATggtgtggtgttgtgttgtgttgccgtCGTCTGGCTTCTTCATCATGTCCACCCCGTTGATGTCGAGgaactctgaaacacacacagaggtgaggagggagggaggcttcAAACCACTTTCAAGACTCATTTTTCTCAAGTTTTTCTCAAGTcttattcaccccccccccccccggacttCATGTTGTCCACTCAAAAAATACTTGCCGAAAAGTTTCTGACAAACTGGAAACTTGTTCACTaacaaaaaaacctcatcagttattcatttgttattttctttcaattcGATTTTcttctataatttaatttacCACATGTGCAAATGACATTGCATCATAATACATTCCTGTAACATCTGGTTATCTCCCGGTCGCTCTTTCACAATAAGGCTGCAGGAAGTGAGCGGAGTTTATCCTGTTTGGACGTCAGTCATGTGTCAGTCATGTGTCAGTCATGTGTCAGTCATGTGTTAAAGTTACTTCAAACTGTGTCACTGCCGGGAAAAGGACTTTATCTCCTCCAGCCAAGATGCCCTGTGACATCTGTTCatctctattttaaactttcTTATGTGAGAAATGTCATCCATTAACACACAGTCTTTTTTCTGAGGGTAAATATACTACAGAGAAAAATGCTTTAAGATGTACAAGCCCCGCCCCCTCACCGGTCAGAGGTGGAAGTCCTCTCGGGGTTCCGAAGTACTCAAACTCAGGGATGTCTGGGGAGTCGGAGTTGGCGCTGGCCATGGGAACCGAGGTGCGGCCGCGGCTCGTCACCTTGGGCCGGGGtccagagggtggggggggggcctgggACGGAGCTGCGGTGGCACCTCGATCAGACATGGTGGCGCTAGTTCAGGGCGGATGATCCCTCTCAGGACTGGAAGAGGAGAAAGGACAACGTTCCCTTATTTATTCTCACATATTGAATAGAAAAACGTAGATTTTGTTTGGTTGTCTGAAATGTGCTTGTACTCtagtttgtgtctttgtagtttgtgtgtgcagtttcTAAAGAATTCCAATCAAGCTCCACTCCTCACTTCAGAATGTGTTTTCATGCTCATCTGCTTTACATCTGTGGAACAAGTggaaacacgtgtgtgtgtgtgtgtgtgtgtgcgtgtgtgagtgtgtgtctgtgtgtgtatgtgtgtgtgtctgtgtgtgtgactgagtccTCACCACTTTTATTCATGAAAGAAAGGTTTTCAAAATGGGAAAGCCATTAAACTAAAGCGAATCAAAATGTAACATTCTATGAATGATGACATTTCCAATATGCTTTGAGAAGTACAAAGAGCAGTTTCAAAGACGTTTATGTAACAAGTGTTTTCcatttgtgttaatatgtgtgtttccatgtgtgtttgtgtgttgggctGCACATGAGTTCTAcagtctctgctcctcctgtgaGTCGTGCTAAAGAAAGTGTTCATGGTTTATTTTCACATCACAAATCTCGTGTCTTTGTGGTCGGGGACAGAGGAAGATCAGTTTCAACACAAACCATTAATCACGTCTATTAAAAGACAAAGCTCAGCCTCACAGGGTTTTCTTCAGTGGGATGAATTCTTATCATGAAGTTTACATCTTcctatttattacattttacgtGTAGAGTAAAGTAGCACAAAATACACTGCAAAAAATATCATATAGTAGGAGTACTGATGGTAGTAATAACTTGAGCTGTACTACTGTTAACCACAGTCCCAGTGGTAGTACAAGCTGTACTGGGGATGTAACTAAAATACAGTGTTTAAGTACACAGGACTGCTGtcgtttttgtatttgtatttctagCTATTTCAATAGTTTCATAAGTAGTTTttgataaaaaatgtttacatttaaaagtaTAATAATGTCAAAGAATATGAGACATTGTTATTGATCAAACCCAGCAACATAAAAATGTGAAGTTTTCTGAACGGGCTACAACAAAGTAGTGTTGCATCAGTTAAAATAACACACTATggaaacatttgcatttatttaaactaacaaagtctgtctctcttttcgTCTGCTCAGTTGTCGCTGtgctgagctgcagagaaaacacGCGTCAGCACATCTCAGCTGGTGTTGAAGGTGAAAACAGAGCGTTCACTGTGTGGACTGTGGAGTGACTCATTCAGACAAacttccctcctcctcgtccagcACACACCCACATTGTGTAACTCAGAGTGTTTCCACTCCTCGGGCAGGTGTTTGTAGCATCTcatgaaaacagatgtttgtgtgttttaaaggttAAATCAGTCTGACCACATTCTTACATCATAACGAAGGACCCTGTGTGGGCTGAAGGGGGTTGAAGTCGTTTTTGGCTAAATGAGTCACAGTGAGAACACTGagggttttttgtttgtgttgtttttgatgTGTTCACACCGAGAActaagtgtgtttgttttataacCACAGGGGCCAGGTAGTTTTTATTCATTCACGTTTATTGTTTTGCACCTTTTTAGACTCTGTGAATGATTTTGATGGAAATAAATCTAAGCTCTGCTATTTACACGTCCCTTACTGTTGTGGCGGATTAACATGGCTATAACCAATTGTTCTTTTTATTAACTGCTTTTCTATTCTACTCCATTAAATTCCCTCAAACATCAGGATGATATTTCCAAAGTTCTTGTTTCATTTGAGAAGCAGGAACCTTCTGCTTTTCAACTTAGAAAACCACTAATGGTTGTTTGATTGTCAAACATGTTGAAATTGTTGCTGTGTGATTTTCTGTCTGTAATTGTCTCAtctcaaaatattaaaataacttAGAAGTACAAGTACAGATAAATAAGGAGTGAAAATTATGTCCCATTGAACACAACAGAGTATATCATATTCTACCATGTGGATTATTGTTAAAGTTTCACGTTGTAGCTGGGAACCCCaagcttttttaaatgtcatattaTATGAAAGTAACTTGTACATGGGAAGCTCCTGAGCACAAAGTTTAGAGTACAAGTATATGTTCAAGTAAcataaaatggaaatactcTAGTACAAATATAACCAAATTCTAAACTTAGTATTTTTCTATTCGTTGGACTCTTCCGTGACACATATGCACAGATGTGTTTTTTGACTCGACTATGCTGACACAGAAGAAACAGGTTTAGCAGCAGAACGGAGCTTTTCAGTGCAGCAACAAATAAATCTGTTGCTTTCAAGCGTTGCACAAGAGcctgcaaaacattttttaaatgactctCAGATGTATCAGCTAATTCATTTGCATCGTCACATCTGGAAGATATAAAGACGATGAAGTTACAGAACTTATGAGGAATGTTCCTGCAATAAAAGCTGTTGCATTAAAGCAGAAGTTTGACTTACGTGAGAGATGTTTGGATGCAGAGGAGCttgagagaggagctgctgctggttggagtcagtctgctgctgcttctccgaCCGGGACGCCCTCTGCTTCTGCTTATATaccctgcagagtgtgtgtgtgtgtgtgtgtgtgtgtgtgtgtgtgtctgtgtgtgtgtgtttaagacctctgcagggaaacagtGTTGTCGTGGTCAGTCCAACTTGGGAGCAGGATGTGGAATCTACCATCTCGGCACAAACCACAGCCCGATGAGGCTCGGACAGAAAGTCATGGACCACAGCTGTCacatgggacacacacacagacacacacacggacacacacacagacacacacacggacacacactttaaaatgattaaatgattgCTTTCAACTTAtgaaatattgattttttttttattatcacaaCCACTGGATGAATTGTAGTTAAAGTTCACAGACGTTTATGTTCTCCCTCTGGATGAATGACGGGGACATCCAGAACATTGTGGGGTCAATCCCATCTGACATTAAGGTGCGAGTACATCCTGGTGAACCTGGTGTTGTTAACCGAGTCCATCACAGGGTTAACAACCAGGTTTATACCTGCAGGCAATTTACATATACGAGAACAGTGCCAAAAGTGTTgctatgccccccccccagaatGGCTCCAAACCCCCTTAAATTCTATTTGAAGATGACAGTGTCACCCCTGCTTTTTTACTTGAAGTTAAAATCCTCATTATTTTAAGTCTGACATTGACATCGACTGAAGAAAGGACACTTGTCTCTAAACTTGTGTAACACgtgtaatgtgttaatttagtTTTGCTGATTCTTCATATTTATCTTGCACCCGATTCTGCGGCTGCATCGTTTGTTCACAGCCGACTGATTCTAtttctagtttgtttgtttcttctttagTTCTGCTCAGTTTAGTGTTTGAATTCCATCTCTTCGGTCCCAGGTGTGTTCTGGGTCCGATCCCCTCTGATGGTGATGTGGTTTGTCGGGACTCGTGTGGTTTATTAGAAGTGTTACTTTCAGTTTGTGTTATCGTCAGGACacacccagtgtgtgtgtcgggcTCCGGTCAGTGAACCAGTttgtcctctcttcttctcctctgggtttatttatggtttttggtttaattctagatcaaaagacaaattaaactttCACTCCAGAACTAAAATGAATGGATGGGGGAAAGATCATTATAAGTATGTGTGGTATGTGGTATAGAAAAATCAGTAATACCATTAACTAACTACACCCAAAAATACATAGGTTGTGTACTAGTTTCAAAGAGAAAATATGTTATaagtataaaatgtatatattagttTCATTGGTGGAGGATATGAAGCAGGAATCTCCACagaacacaaaaataaactaattaAGAGAAAATTACAGTTTGAGTTAAAACATCTTTCACTTTGAGTATTAGTTTTCCTTTTACCACAACCACTGACACGCCTCCTACTTACTGAAACCACTTTCTACAGTCGCTCTAGCTTGAACACTTCTTTTCCATATTGGCACTGACACCGTGTTGAAGCACATTAAAGAGCAACCACACCGGGCAGAAGATTCCCTTCtactcatttcatttcatttcatgccACCAAGATTTTCCATCaaacataaatacagtttaattCCCCTTTAAAGGCCGAGAGGATGTGCACTCCACGAGCACTTATCGTCCTGATGACCAGCTCACATCAGGAGCAATGATGCAAATGTGCATGTTGTATAAATATAGATTCAGAGCAGTAGTCGTTCAGATGTCACACAgcctcatgtttggaaggaggagctgctgcttcagggAGCTCAAAGTAAAAAAGTGCCTCATTTGACATTTACAAAAAGCAGCACATCGTGGTAACACTCACCAAACACTTAACAGACCTCGATAAACGGCACCAAATCAATACGGCTGATTCACTCCTTTTCCATAAACAgggtttgtttttaatcaaccCTGCAGGAAAGGGTGAATCATGAAGGAAGTGATGTAATGTGTGTTCATGGTCCCGGGCTGGACGGGAGGACGTGTTGCACCGTGTCACGCAGCCAGGGTTGAGCCGCTCGGCCGAGGCGGCTGCGACCACATGGTGACGGGTTCTGGCTCCTCACACAATGCGACGCCTGTTACAGCCGCAGAGCTCATCAATCACCGGCTGCTACGCGTTGGTGTTGATTTGGCATTTACCCATTTACCCgtacacaccaaaaaaaacaccacaaacacaaaactgaaCCAACAACAATTACAGACGTCAACTTTTCACAGAACTAACGTAAAGTGAAGATCTGTACAAAGGGGAGGAGCCAGGAACATTTGAATCcttttccttaacattgtgaaatgggatgtttcttttattaattataccgattaaaaactaaaaacatatttagGTAGCTGTTATTTATGAGTTGGCTGATTGCACCATTTGAGTTTTGAGCTGAAACACTAAATAACTTACAGTTCAACGTCTGGAACCTTATTTGACGCCACTGGATTCAGTTTGTATGAAGAGTTCTCCACTTTGTTAAGAGCTGTGTTTTAAATGCACACTCTCTCTGCCGTTTCTTCACATTGTGCTTGAAACCACACGTTTAAATTAGCTTGCATCACTTGGCCTGTGGGGAAAGGAAACAGAAGTGCCACACGTTCACCACAGGACAGTGTAGTGAGCTCTGCAGCGCTCATCACGAAGCCTGCACGCGTTCCAGGATGCAAACACGTGTTCTACATGTGAAACATACGTGAAGAAATACCTGCAACCGTGTGCAGCATGCATGTAGGCACCAGTGTGTGGTCAGTGTGTGCAAACTGTGTCACAAAAGCTCAACGTGCCCCCTCTGAACTTCCTGTCATCTCACAGACGTTGGGAAACCACAGCTGGGTCACATGACGTGGCGAGTCTTCCACTTTCCGTCTCCGGTTTGTGCAGCAAGAATCTTCGCCTCGGAtgaaagcagcttcagggtgtttctcctctctgttgCAATGACGCCGAAAAAGTTCTAGTtgtgaaaacacacaggaaccaaaaagaggaagaggaagagcaagagGAAGTGCTGGGACGGCGAGGTGATGGATACCACAGAGGAGAACTGCAGTCTAATCGCTGCTGTGCCGAATGGTGGTGAGTCTTTTTGTTGAGCTCTTCTTTATGTGTTTAGTTgtgatataaatgtgtttaacgAAAGCTACAGCAGATAACACAAGGATCCAAATGTGTGTTGAGGTATTAGAGCTTAAAGGGAAATTTACAAGTATCTGCTTCTTAAGGTAAAACAATTAAGTATGAATTCAGGTTCAATGACTGACTGTgttccttttgtgttttctgtgtcattCAGCTTATCCGGTGCTCTGCACTGAGGAAGTCCTTCTCCCCTTCTTCTCAGATGAGAGTCTGCCGGCTGCCATGgcctcacacctgtctctcccaGAACTTAGACTGGTCCTGCTGGGCAGGAAAGGAGCCGGGAAGAGTGCGGCAGGCAACACCGTACTGGGAGGAGTGGGAGGCTTTGAGAGCGGGAGGCCCACGGAGGAGTGTGTGAAGAGGCGAGCAGATGTAGCGGGGAGGAGAGTCACGGTGGTGGACACCCCCGGGTGGGAGTGGTACTACCCGCTTAACAGCACCCCCAACTGGGTGAGGAGGGAAACCCTGCGCAGCGTGTCGCTGTGTCCTCCTGGACCCCACGCTGTGCTCCTGGTGGTTCGCTCCTGCGCCTCAGTGACTGACGCCTACATCCAGGAGATGGAGGAGCACCTGGAGCCTCTGGGAAGTGAAGTTTGGGATCACACCATGCTGCTGTTCACCAGGGGGGACGAGCTGGGCCTGACCACCATGGAGCAACGGATCGTGACGAGTGGCCCGGCGCTCCAGAGGCTCCTCCAGAAGTGTGGGAACAGATATCATGTCGTGAACAATCTGAGGAGAGCTGATGGGACGCAGCAGGTTCAAGAGCTGATCAGGAAGCTGGAGCagatggtggaggagaagacagacGGGAGCAGTCATCTGGAGATGGACAGTTCGGTTCTGTTGGGTCTGGAAGCAGACGGCAAgaggagagccagagagaggaggaagaagcagagGCAGATGGAGGCCCAGAtgcagagaggaaccatcaaagCTGCTCTGATGAGTGAGTTCTTCAGTTTGATCAATTCATAAAACAGCTTTTGATTTCATAACTAAGCTCAGGCAGTGTTCGGTGCCATGTGGTTTGATACAGATAGTCAGAAACATGCTGAGTATATGCAAAAATGTGATCAACATTTTTACAGTAATCAAATGGATgatttgaaacaaaaacattttaaagcctCATTTCATTTCCTGTATGGTGAATTTAATTTAAGGGCAACCATTTTAAGAAAGCCCAGCTAGATATATTTGatcaggaggtggtggagccCAAAATAGGGATAAAAGGAGGACGACTATTGCACATGAGCTGAAACAGCTTTGTGAACTGATGTTTAGTAGATGTTTAAAGGCCGAGTTTAGATTCAATAGATGTAATTTGTTTCCTTCACTTTGCTCCTGGCAGGCGATGCTCCTCAGGGCTCCGAGCTTGACGCTCATCACTCGTTCTCCAAAGCTCCCAGACGTTTACACGAGGTCAGGCTGGTTCTGCTGGGGGAGCGTGAAACCGGAAAGAGCTCCGCTGGGAACACTATCCTCGGCCAAGCAGGCTTCTTCCAAGCAGGGGGGGTAACAGAGGAGTGCGTCCGTCGACAAGCAGAGGTGGCCAAGCGGCTGGTGACGGTGGTGGACACACCGGGCTGGGAGGCCGGTGTGGCGGGTGCAACGccggagaggatgaggagggaaatCATCAATGGCGTGGGGCTGTGTCCGCCGGGGCCCCACGCGCTCCTGCTGACGCTGAGAGTGGACACTCTGGTGAGTGCAGGACATGTGAGGGAACATCTGGAGCTGCTGGGCGAGGGCGTGTGGAGACACACAATCCTGCTGTTCACGCACGGCGATCAGCTCCGAGAGGGGCTGGATTTTGAGCAGCACATCCAGGGCGGGGGCAGGGACCTGCAGTGGCTGATGGAGAAATGCAGGGGCAGGTACCATGTCGTGAGCAGTGTAgacggaggagaaagaggaagtggaggctCCACTTCGGTGACGGAGCTCCTGGAGAAAGTGGAAAAGATGGCGACAATGAACAGGTGCGAGGCTTTCTCAAGTCTGGTTCAGGACGTCAGAGACCTGAGCCGACAGAGGAACGAAAAGGTCAACCAGCGCCTGAAGGAGATGGGAGACAAGATGCTTCgtcaggagctggagctgaagaacgtgagggagagggagatgaagagcATCAGGTGGTTCTTCGATTGGAAGAGGAAGGGGAAATCGCCCGGGAAGGCCAACGTTcaaagggaagaggaggagaaggaggaggaggaggaggacaggaggatggGTGAAAGGAAGCAGGACTtcggagagctggaggagaggatgcGATGGCTGACGgaggataaagagagagaagtgcaGGATCTGAGCGTCGAAAACGAGAGGATCCGCGTCGCGCTGAACCAAAgtggacgagagagagacgaggcgACGCTTAACCTGGAGCTGAGAGAGATAGAGGTCGAGGAGCTGACAGAAAGAATCGACGAGCAGCAAGCCAAGTTACTTGACCTTGAACGTGCCGGCGTGGATAAAGaacaagagaggaagaggaaggaggacgcCATTAGAG is a window encoding:
- the f13a1b gene encoding coagulation factor XIII A chain, which codes for MSDRGATAAPSQAPPPPSGPRPKVTSRGRTSVPMASANSDSPDIPEFEYFGTPRGLPPLTEFLDINGVDMMKKPDDGNTTQHHTMYFNTNNLIVRRGQEFQVKVTFNRPYDAAKDKFAVEFVIGSSPQYSKGTYIPVFPTKDRQSSWKGRVTEKSGNTVTMGVTPTASCIVGKYHMYVAVATPFGIRRTTREDSRDLYILFNPWVADDAVFLEDEREREECVMTEIGIIYHGAYDDVSERNWNYGQFNHGVLDACLYIMDRCEMPITNRGDPIKVTRKASAMLNSRDDDGVLVGNWNGDYTYGVAPTSWTGSTDILLSYASSKMPVCYAQCWVYAAVFNTFLRCLGIPSRVVTNFYSAHDNDGNLTTDIILDENGRIDRNRTRDSIWNYHCWNECYMSRPDLPLGFGGWQVVDATPQETSDGMYRCGPASVQAIKHGQICFPFDAAFVFAEVNSDVVFYSRRKDGTMEPVKVNRTHVGRMVLTKALGDLTSRDITDQYKFPEGSAEERTVLEKAEEYGCKREKSEPPEADVDLVLPTMEISVGDDFELSLEFVNRSDQRRTVDAYISGNVVYYTGVTSSEFLFRTPSVTIEPNSTVKELVDVKSKKYMKHLVEQANLHFIFTGKVEETGQIVTTMKVVTLHNPKVIVEVPGGGKVNEEMMARVQFTNPFTFSLDDVYIRMEGPGVMAPKSKYYSLIPAGSSLTWTEYFVPQRSGSTRVMVTLDCPALRQVSGQASITIQP